Proteins from one Mobula birostris isolate sMobBir1 unplaced genomic scaffold, sMobBir1.hap1 scaffold_1250, whole genome shotgun sequence genomic window:
- the LOC140192375 gene encoding probable G-protein coupled receptor 139, producing MMGLSESVGRYLLSTGKLQLNFFSCPSLSSMERQRRSPYEQHFHSPNRINSVAIVILSLGNCGLSKGISLYLVGMAAADLICVIVAVILCEINNIYVYAPPLLITPVCTVTHALRITAMDCSVWLTVAFTFDRCIAICSQKLRERYCTERTATIVIVIVCLGSCAKTVPLYFVLEPYVIIGNVPWRCILKTDFLTLPAWKAYQLFNTITAPLLPISLILLFNALTISHIIAANRVRRGLRNSREKKNDPEMENRRRSIMLLFALSANFVLLWIPYIVYTMNWQVQNYSYADRYLNTPTYILQQFGFMLQFLCTCTNTCIYTLSQRKFREELNGGVRHLVKLCGRLCG from the exons ATGATGGGTCTGTCTGAATCAGTGGGTCGATATCTGCTGTCAACTGGGAAGCTGCAGCTCAACTTTTTCTCGTGTCCCTCACTGTCATCAATGGAACGACAGCGACGGAGCCCCTACGAGCAACATTTCCACTCTCCAAACCGAA TTAATtcagtggcgattgtgatcctgtctctGGGAAACTGCGGACTCTCCAAAGGTATCTCCctttacctggtgggaatggcagcagctgatttaatatgtgttattgttgctgttataCTGTGTGAGATCAATAATATTTATGTTTATGCCCCTCCTTTGCTCATCACACCGGTTTGCACCGTGACGCATGCCCTGAGGATCACAGCcatggactgttctgtttggctgACGGTGGCTTTCACGTTCGATCGCTGTATTGCAATCTGCAGTCAAAAGCTGCGGGAACGATACTGCACCGAGAGGACCGCGACTATTGTGATAGTAATTGTGTGTTTAGGAAGTTGTGCGAAGACTGTTCCATTATATTTTGTGTTAGAACCTTACGTTATCATTGGCAACGTACCTTGGCGATGTATTTTGAAAACTGATTTCCTTACTTTACCAGCATGGAAAGCATACCAGTTGTTTAACACTATCACGGCACCTTTATTGCCAATCAGTTTGATTCTGCTTTTTAATGCTTTAACCATCAGTCATATTATCGCGGCAAACAGGGTTCGCCGGGGgctcaggaacagcagagagaaaaagaatgaccCAGAGATGGAGAACCGGAGAAGATCAATAATGTTGTTGTTCGCTCTCTCCGCCAATTTTGTACTCTTGTGGATCCCCTATATTGTATACACCATGAACTGGCAAGTTCAGAATTACTCTTATGCAGACAGATATTTAAACACCCCGACATATATCCTGCAACAGTTTGGGTTCATGTTGCAGTTTCTCtgtacctgcaccaacacgtgtatctacactctgtcacagaggaaattcagggagGAGCTGAACGGTGGAGTCAGACATTTGGTTAAGTTATGTGGTCGGCTCTGTGGATGA